In Clostridium sporogenes, one genomic interval encodes:
- the purC gene encoding phosphoribosylaminoimidazolesuccinocarboxamide synthase, which yields MEKKDMLYEGKAKKIFRTDDKDTVVVYYKDDATAFNGEKKGTIEDKGVMNNSITAMLFELLEKKGVKTHFIEKINEREQLCKKVEIVPLEVIVRNIAAGSMAKRLGLSEGRKLDTTVFEISYKNDDLNDPLINDYHAVAIGLTTFAELKEMYSIAEKVNNTLKEFFDEQGINLVDFKIEIGRFNGELLLADEISPDTCRLWDKSTGEKLDKDRFRRDMGNVKEAYMEILKRVNK from the coding sequence ATGGAAAAGAAGGATATGTTATATGAAGGAAAGGCTAAAAAAATATTCAGAACGGATGATAAGGATACAGTTGTTGTGTATTATAAAGATGATGCCACAGCTTTTAATGGGGAAAAGAAAGGGACTATTGAAGATAAGGGAGTTATGAATAACTCTATAACAGCAATGTTATTTGAGCTTTTAGAAAAAAAGGGCGTAAAAACACATTTCATAGAAAAGATAAATGAAAGAGAGCAGCTTTGCAAAAAAGTAGAAATAGTTCCACTAGAAGTTATAGTTAGAAATATAGCAGCAGGAAGTATGGCAAAAAGATTAGGTCTTTCAGAAGGAAGAAAATTAGATACTACTGTATTTGAAATAAGTTATAAAAATGATGATTTAAATGACCCTCTTATAAATGACTATCATGCAGTGGCTATAGGACTTACAACCTTTGCGGAACTAAAAGAAATGTATTCTATAGCAGAAAAAGTAAATAATACATTAAAAGAATTCTTTGATGAGCAAGGAATAAATTTAGTTGATTTTAAAATAGAAATAGGAAGATTTAATGGTGAGCTCCTTTTAGCAGATGAAATATCCCCAGATACTTGTAGATTATGGGATAAGAGCACAGGGGAAAAGTTAGATAAAGATAGATTTAGAAGAGACATGGGAAATGTAAAAGAAGCTTATATGGAAATATTAAAGAGAGTCAATAAATAG
- the purE gene encoding 5-(carboxyamino)imidazole ribonucleotide mutase, whose amino-acid sequence MKVAIIFGSKSDTDKMKGAAKALKEFSIEYKAYILSAHRVPEKLMETIEDLEKEGYECIIAGAGLAAHLPGVIASHTVVPVIGVPIEAAVGGMDSLLSIVQMPKSIPVATVGINNSYNAGMLAVQILSLKYDELKEKLIEYRKDMKEKFINDNKEGVEL is encoded by the coding sequence ATGAAAGTAGCTATTATTTTTGGAAGTAAATCTGACACTGATAAAATGAAGGGAGCGGCTAAAGCTTTAAAGGAGTTTAGTATAGAATATAAAGCTTACATACTTTCAGCGCACAGAGTACCAGAAAAGTTGATGGAAACAATTGAAGATTTAGAAAAGGAAGGTTATGAATGTATAATTGCTGGGGCAGGTCTTGCAGCACATTTACCTGGGGTTATAGCTTCTCATACGGTTGTTCCGGTTATAGGAGTGCCTATAGAAGCCGCAGTTGGAGGAATGGATTCACTTTTATCTATAGTTCAAATGCCTAAATCTATACCTGTAGCTACAGTAGGTATAAATAATAGTTATAATGCAGGAATGCTTGCGGTACAAATATTATCTTTAAAGTATGATGAATTAAAAGAAAAACTTATAGAATATAGAAAAGATATGAAAGAAAAATTTATAAATGATAACAAAGAGGGAGTGGAGTTATAA
- the purF gene encoding amidophosphoribosyltransferase, translating to MSMCYMLDDLNENMPFDLEGDKFKEECGVFGVFSKDNESKSAEITYYGLYALQHRGQESAGIVVSDGEKFKYHKGMGLVSDVFSKETIEGLRGNSAIGHVRYSTTGASKSDNAQPIVGTYKLGSIAIAHNGNLVNAAVIRELLEDGGCIFQTSIDTEVLLNLIARSAKKGIDKAVVDAIQVIKGSYAIVILTEDKLIGARDPHGIRPMCLGKIGDDYLLSSESCAFDCVGGEFIRDIEPGEIVIIDESGINSIKFAEKTKCHTCAFEYIYFARPDSTMDGINVYESRVRAGRKLYEEYPVEADIVIGVPDSGIPAAVGYAEASEIPYGIGFIKNKYVGRTFIAPSQELREKAVSVKLNPLKINVEGKRVVIIDDSIVRGTTSKRLVQILRKAGAKEVHFRVSSPVVKYPCYFGIDTPYRKDLIGAHSEVEEIREKIGADSLAYISMEGLVETLYKDKGFCLGCFNGIYPISAPIEMPKDSLE from the coding sequence ATGAGTATGTGCTATATGTTAGATGATTTAAATGAAAATATGCCCTTTGATTTAGAAGGAGATAAGTTTAAAGAAGAATGTGGGGTATTTGGAGTATTTTCTAAAGATAATGAATCAAAATCAGCAGAAATAACTTATTACGGATTATATGCTCTTCAACATAGGGGACAAGAAAGTGCAGGAATAGTAGTATCTGATGGGGAAAAGTTTAAATATCATAAGGGTATGGGTCTCGTATCGGATGTTTTTAGTAAGGAAACTATAGAAGGATTAAGAGGAAATTCTGCTATAGGGCATGTTAGATATTCCACTACAGGAGCTAGTAAATCAGATAATGCACAACCTATAGTAGGTACTTATAAGTTAGGCTCTATTGCTATAGCCCATAATGGTAATTTAGTTAATGCGGCAGTTATAAGAGAACTTTTAGAAGATGGTGGATGTATTTTTCAAACTTCTATAGATACAGAGGTATTATTAAATTTAATAGCAAGAAGTGCTAAAAAAGGCATAGATAAAGCAGTAGTAGATGCAATACAAGTAATTAAAGGTTCCTATGCTATTGTTATACTTACAGAAGATAAGTTAATAGGAGCACGTGATCCTCATGGTATAAGACCTATGTGTCTGGGGAAAATTGGGGATGATTATTTACTAAGCTCAGAAAGTTGCGCTTTTGATTGTGTAGGTGGAGAGTTTATAAGAGATATAGAGCCTGGGGAAATAGTTATTATAGATGAAAGTGGAATAAATTCGATTAAGTTTGCAGAAAAAACAAAATGTCATACCTGTGCTTTTGAGTATATATATTTTGCAAGGCCAGATAGCACTATGGATGGTATAAATGTTTATGAATCAAGGGTTAGAGCAGGAAGAAAACTTTATGAAGAATATCCAGTAGAGGCAGATATAGTTATAGGAGTTCCAGATTCAGGTATACCAGCTGCAGTAGGCTATGCTGAAGCTTCAGAAATACCTTATGGTATAGGATTTATAAAGAATAAATATGTAGGAAGAACTTTTATAGCACCTTCTCAAGAATTAAGAGAAAAAGCTGTATCTGTGAAACTAAATCCACTTAAAATAAATGTAGAAGGAAAAAGAGTAGTAATAATAGATGATTCCATAGTAAGAGGAACTACTAGTAAAAGATTAGTACAAATATTAAGAAAAGCTGGAGCTAAGGAAGTTCATTTTAGAGTATCATCTCCAGTGGTTAAATATCCTTGCTATTTTGGAATAGATACTCCTTATAGAAAAGATTTAATAGGTGCTCACTCAGAAGTAGAAGAAATAAGAGAAAAAATAGGAGCAGATAGTCTAGCTTATATAAGTATGGAAGGCTTAGTAGAAACACTGTATAAAGATAAGGGTTTTTGCTTGGGATGTTTTAATGGCATATATCCTATATCAGCACCTATAGAAATGCCTAAAGATAGTTTGGAATAG
- the purH gene encoding bifunctional phosphoribosylaminoimidazolecarboxamide formyltransferase/IMP cyclohydrolase, giving the protein MIKRALISVFDKTGILDLAKFLESRDVEIISTGGTYKHLKENEVKVIDIEEVTGFPEMLDGRVKTLNPLIHGGILAIRDNEEHMKVIEEKGINPVDMVVVNLYPFFNKVEEDLSFDEKVEFIDIGGPTMIRAAAKNFKDVVVLTDTKDYENVIDEIKENDQVNIKTRKKLAGKVFNLMSAYDAAISNFLLEEEYPEYLTLSYKKNMDLRYGENPHQTAAYYTSTVGKYPMKNFEKLNGKELSYNNIKDMDIAWKTVCEFEEVACCALKHNTPCGVAIGDTVQEVYTKAYECDPISIFGGIVAFNRKVDKETAENLAKIFLEIVVAPDFDEDALEVLKNKKNLRVIKCEEKSTESKDMAKVDGGILVQKSDNKLLEDRKVVTEKSPTEQEMKDLIFGMKVVKYVKSNAIVVVKDGMAKGIGGGQVNRIWAAKEALDRAGDGVVLASDAFFPFGDVAEEAAKWGIKAIIQPGGSIRDEESIKVCNEKGISMVFTGIRHFKH; this is encoded by the coding sequence GTGATAAAAAGAGCATTAATAAGTGTATTTGATAAAACAGGAATTTTGGATTTGGCAAAGTTTTTAGAAAGTAGAGATGTAGAAATAATATCTACAGGTGGAACTTATAAACATTTAAAAGAAAATGAAGTAAAAGTAATAGATATAGAAGAGGTAACAGGTTTCCCAGAAATGTTAGATGGAAGAGTAAAAACATTAAATCCTTTAATTCATGGAGGCATATTAGCTATAAGAGATAATGAAGAGCATATGAAGGTAATAGAAGAAAAGGGAATAAACCCTGTAGATATGGTAGTAGTGAATTTATATCCTTTCTTTAATAAAGTAGAAGAGGATTTAAGTTTTGATGAAAAAGTAGAATTTATAGACATCGGTGGACCTACTATGATAAGAGCAGCAGCTAAAAATTTTAAAGATGTAGTAGTATTAACAGATACTAAGGATTATGAAAATGTCATAGATGAAATAAAAGAAAATGATCAGGTTAATATAAAAACTAGAAAAAAATTAGCAGGAAAAGTTTTTAATCTAATGTCAGCCTATGATGCAGCTATAAGTAATTTCTTATTAGAAGAGGAATATCCAGAATACTTAACTCTATCCTATAAAAAGAACATGGATTTAAGATATGGAGAAAACCCTCATCAAACAGCAGCTTATTACACATCTACTGTTGGAAAATATCCTATGAAAAATTTTGAAAAGTTAAATGGAAAAGAATTATCCTACAACAATATAAAGGATATGGATATAGCGTGGAAAACCGTTTGTGAATTTGAAGAGGTGGCTTGTTGTGCATTAAAACATAATACACCTTGTGGTGTGGCTATAGGGGATACTGTACAGGAAGTTTATACTAAGGCCTATGAATGTGATCCTATATCTATATTTGGTGGCATAGTTGCTTTTAATAGAAAAGTAGATAAGGAAACAGCAGAAAATCTTGCAAAAATATTTTTAGAAATAGTTGTAGCACCAGATTTTGATGAAGATGCTTTAGAAGTCTTAAAAAACAAGAAAAATTTAAGGGTTATAAAATGTGAAGAAAAATCTACAGAGTCAAAAGATATGGCAAAGGTAGATGGAGGAATATTAGTACAAAAGAGTGATAATAAATTATTAGAAGATAGAAAAGTAGTTACAGAAAAATCCCCAACAGAGCAAGAAATGAAAGATCTTATATTTGGTATGAAAGTAGTTAAATATGTGAAATCCAACGCTATTGTAGTAGTTAAAGATGGTATGGCAAAAGGTATTGGGGGAGGCCAAGTAAATAGAATATGGGCAGCAAAGGAAGCATTAGATAGAGCTGGAGATGGCGTAGTTTTAGCTTCAGATGCTTTTTTCCCATTTGGAGATGTAGCAGAAGAAGCTGCAAAATGGGGAATAAAAGCTATAATTCAACCAGGCGGTTCTATAAGAGATGAAGAATCTATAAAGGTATGTAATGAAAAAGGGATTTCTATGGTATTTACAGGAATAAGACATTTTAAACACTAG
- the purN gene encoding phosphoribosylglycinamide formyltransferase has translation MFKIAVLVSGGGSNLQSIIDKIEEGYIKNCKIEIVIGDRSNIYGIERAEKKGIKTLTLDRKIYKSNLSNKICECLYGNVDLIVLAGWLSILNGDLVNKFENKIINIHPSLIPSFCGDGMYGIKVHQRALEYGVKVSGCTVHFVDEGTDSGPIIIQKSVPVFAEDTAEILQKRVLEKEHEALPEAIKLISEEKVKLQGRKVFIKTY, from the coding sequence ATGTTTAAAATTGCAGTACTTGTTTCAGGGGGAGGAAGCAATCTTCAATCTATAATAGATAAAATAGAAGAGGGCTATATAAAAAATTGCAAGATAGAAATAGTTATAGGGGATAGATCTAATATTTATGGTATAGAAAGAGCAGAAAAAAAGGGAATTAAAACTTTAACTCTAGATAGAAAAATATATAAAAGCAACCTGTCTAACAAAATATGTGAGTGTTTATATGGAAACGTAGATTTAATAGTTTTAGCAGGATGGCTTTCTATATTAAATGGGGATTTGGTAAATAAATTTGAAAATAAGATAATAAACATACATCCTTCATTAATACCAAGCTTTTGTGGAGATGGAATGTATGGTATAAAAGTACACCAGAGAGCATTAGAATACGGAGTAAAAGTATCTGGGTGTACTGTGCATTTTGTAGATGAGGGCACGGACAGTGGACCTATAATAATACAAAAATCTGTACCAGTTTTTGCAGAAGATACAGCAGAAATATTGCAAAAAAGAGTTCTAGAAAAAGAACATGAGGCATTACCAGAAGCCATAAAACTTATAAGTGAAGAAAAAGTAAAATTACAAGGAAGAAAAGTTTTTATTAAAACATACTAA
- the purM gene encoding phosphoribosylformylglycinamidine cyclo-ligase — translation MVSYKEAGVNIEEGYKSVDLIKKHASKTFTEGVLNNLGSFAGMFELPKYKNPVLVSGTDGVGTKLDIAFRMKKYNTVGIDCVAMCVNDILCHGAKPLFFLDYIACGKLESEIAAQLVEGVSNGCIQSECALIGGETAEMPGFYRDGEYDIAGFAVGIAEKDEIIDGSKIEDGDILIGIASSGPHSNGYSLIRKLVEDLHKDFEGDKIGNTLLTPTKIYVKPVMKLLEKYNIKGMAHVTGGGFYENIPRMFKEDFTAVINKKSYPLPNIFSHLISLGIEEDHMYNTFNMGIGFVLCVNEKDGENIIKDLIEMGEKGYKIGCIKKGDKSVELI, via the coding sequence ATGGTATCTTACAAGGAAGCTGGGGTTAACATAGAGGAAGGTTACAAATCTGTAGATCTTATAAAAAAACATGCTTCAAAGACATTTACAGAGGGAGTATTAAATAATTTAGGAAGTTTTGCAGGAATGTTTGAACTTCCTAAATATAAAAATCCTGTATTAGTATCAGGAACTGACGGAGTTGGAACTAAATTAGATATAGCCTTTAGAATGAAAAAATATAATACAGTGGGAATAGATTGTGTAGCTATGTGTGTAAATGATATATTATGTCATGGTGCTAAGCCGTTATTTTTCTTAGATTATATAGCTTGCGGGAAATTGGAATCAGAGATTGCAGCTCAGCTTGTAGAAGGGGTTAGCAATGGCTGTATCCAGAGTGAATGTGCTCTAATAGGTGGAGAAACAGCAGAAATGCCAGGCTTTTATAGAGATGGGGAATATGATATAGCTGGTTTTGCTGTAGGTATAGCAGAAAAAGATGAAATAATAGATGGAAGTAAAATAGAGGATGGGGATATATTAATAGGTATAGCATCTTCAGGACCTCATAGCAACGGATATTCTCTTATAAGAAAATTAGTAGAAGATTTACATAAAGATTTTGAAGGGGATAAAATAGGAAATACTCTTTTAACTCCTACAAAAATATATGTAAAACCTGTAATGAAACTTTTAGAAAAATATAATATAAAAGGTATGGCTCATGTAACTGGAGGAGGTTTTTATGAAAATATTCCTAGAATGTTTAAAGAGGATTTTACAGCAGTTATAAATAAAAAATCTTATCCATTACCAAATATATTTAGCCATTTAATAAGTTTAGGGATAGAAGAAGATCATATGTACAATACTTTTAATATGGGGATTGGTTTTGTATTATGTGTAAATGAAAAAGATGGGGAAAATATAATAAAAGACCTGATAGAAATGGGAGAAAAGGGTTATAAAATAGGATGTATTAAAAAAGGAGATAAGTCTGTTGAACTAATTTAA